In Pleurocapsa sp. PCC 7319, the following are encoded in one genomic region:
- a CDS encoding plasmid replication protein, CyRepA1 family, which translates to MTQQLPKHCAASDTSKEEQLPNQLTSAEYQELQCGSGIHPDIIKLNFFHLEGNTALDRLFISDKLKRINTGAVSYSILKRYRHIEAGGWWVSGIDVLNNYHDDLWGQFKPLLPRLSADKGKIIKYEGPPKYPTGIIALKVSRLLWHTVARLNNIKLFLSPLTLRLSSRTVPISFWSWVVSNRSVPLIITEGAKKAAALLSLGYAAIALPGVFNGYRQPKDEFGRKTGLAKLIPQLQVFAQPGRKVCFAFDKDTKASTIANVNIAIAKTGKLFAKAGVDVKVIRWQESAKGVDDLIVQNGAEAFHQAYDQALSLETWLVRSSVGLTYKANIQVNRRYLGSLVPCLAKTGLASDRLPRSLVEAQRDSPEGADRRRAIRLRSSSSTTGESSIRALGREASVPHVGRRQKAQRACPHAGSRQEGEDKNDKLANQNLQPDTLPPTPYPLSIPETAKLICLKSPKGTGKTYLLEQIVDKATREGKWVLLLTHRIQLGEALCQRVGLPYLSEIKTVEYGTILGYGLCIDSLHPNSGARFNADNWEDGIVIIDEAEQVIWHMLNSATCANERVEILAQFKTLIQNNLSGDGQVYLADADLSDVAIDYIRSLAGFHVEPFVVVNDWQPPIEQRWTIHNYEEKNPARLVRDLVNHIEAGGRPFISCSAQKLKSKWGTQNLESYLQLKFPNKKILRIDSETVADPSHPAYGCIAHLNEILPNYDLAIASPSIETGVSIECERRNKRHWEVPIAFQLLLQGINTSLGKIKKVPHFDSVWAIAQGVQTADSIRQALARIRANVPRYLWAAKRGFHKCMVGNGATVKKALIASTKNKASKNIRYLQLADTFLSDLDLDTNFQPESLNTWARRGCYINLTMQNYRSSIVEGLIAEGHEVTAPNEPKTEVPNRVTDIETQLKQVAQTKYQTECTQVADAPIPTDTQYKKLKDKRAKTKSERWVERKGNLVRRYGSDVSITPDLVAKDDEGWYGKILSHYYLTVGRQYLIERDLKQLKAIAKHNQNRLWLPDFNRSLLSTPLRLLETLIINLLKPGVQYRGSDPNIKLIAELAHANKRELKTFLGLTIVDSDTPIKIAQKLLSLLGLKLTYIGRLGSREQRERVYVFESPNDGREEIFTNWLQKDNAFTQAELASSGDVYNLSAVSTIGKDNNLSPEADIEIESGKNQIIQPGTIVEWLKAKGTWIVEATTGIVAKIKDKYGKEALVNCQELKCCQS; encoded by the coding sequence ATGACGCAACAATTACCGAAACATTGCGCTGCTTCAGATACATCGAAAGAAGAACAATTACCAAACCAACTAACATCTGCTGAATATCAAGAACTCCAGTGCGGAAGTGGAATCCATCCAGATATAATCAAACTTAACTTTTTCCACTTAGAAGGAAATACAGCATTAGATCGCTTATTCATTTCCGATAAGCTTAAAAGAATTAACACAGGTGCAGTCAGCTATAGTATCCTCAAACGCTATCGCCATATTGAAGCTGGAGGTTGGTGGGTATCGGGGATTGATGTCCTAAACAACTACCATGACGATCTCTGGGGACAATTCAAACCACTTCTACCCAGACTATCGGCAGACAAAGGGAAAATAATCAAATATGAAGGTCCTCCGAAATACCCGACAGGAATAATTGCCCTTAAAGTTTCTCGGCTTCTTTGGCACACTGTAGCTCGTCTAAACAACATTAAGCTATTTCTCTCTCCTTTAACTCTCCGACTCAGTAGTCGCACTGTCCCAATATCATTTTGGTCATGGGTAGTAAGTAATCGGTCAGTTCCCTTGATAATTACCGAGGGAGCTAAAAAAGCTGCTGCTTTACTTAGTCTGGGCTACGCAGCGATCGCCTTACCTGGTGTTTTCAACGGCTACCGCCAACCCAAAGATGAATTTGGGCGTAAAACAGGACTAGCCAAATTAATTCCTCAACTTCAAGTCTTTGCTCAACCTGGACGTAAAGTTTGTTTTGCCTTCGATAAAGACACTAAAGCCAGCACAATTGCCAATGTCAATATAGCAATTGCCAAAACAGGCAAACTGTTCGCTAAAGCTGGAGTTGATGTCAAAGTAATTCGCTGGCAAGAGTCAGCGAAGGGAGTTGATGACTTAATCGTCCAAAATGGTGCAGAGGCATTTCATCAAGCTTATGATCAGGCATTATCTCTAGAAACATGGTTAGTCCGCTCCTCAGTTGGGTTGACCTACAAAGCCAATATTCAGGTTAATAGAAGATATCTGGGGTCACTCGTTCCCTGCCTTGCGAAGACAGGGCTTGCGAGTGACCGCCTTCCGCGGTCTTTAGTTGAGGCACAAAGGGACAGCCCCGAAGGGGCAGATCGTCGCAGAGCCATTCGGCTCAGGTCGTCGTCTTCGACGACTGGCGAATCTTCGATTCGCGCACTGGGACGCGAAGCGTCCGTCCCGCATGTAGGCAGAAGGCAGAAGGCGCAAAGGGCTTGCCCGCATGCAGGTAGTAGACAGGAAGGAGAAGACAAGAATGACAAGCTTGCTAATCAAAACCTTCAACCCGACACCCTACCCCCTACCCCCTACCCCCTATCCATCCCCGAAACTGCCAAACTCATCTGCCTCAAATCTCCCAAAGGCACTGGAAAAACTTATTTACTCGAACAAATAGTAGACAAAGCCACAAGAGAAGGCAAATGGGTACTGCTACTAACCCACCGCATTCAATTAGGTGAGGCATTATGTCAAAGAGTAGGACTTCCTTACCTGAGTGAAATTAAAACTGTTGAATATGGAACTATTCTTGGATATGGACTTTGTATCGATTCACTGCATCCCAACTCTGGAGCGAGGTTTAATGCCGATAATTGGGAGGATGGAATAGTAATTATTGATGAAGCCGAACAGGTAATTTGGCATATGCTCAACTCAGCAACCTGTGCAAACGAAAGAGTAGAGATTTTAGCTCAGTTTAAAACTCTAATTCAAAATAATCTTTCAGGGGACGGTCAAGTATATTTAGCCGATGCCGACTTATCAGATGTTGCTATCGACTATATTCGTTCTCTGGCAGGTTTTCATGTCGAACCTTTTGTCGTGGTCAATGATTGGCAACCGCCTATTGAGCAACGTTGGACAATACATAATTACGAAGAGAAAAATCCCGCTCGTTTGGTTCGAGACTTAGTAAATCATATAGAAGCAGGGGGCAGACCTTTTATTAGTTGTTCGGCTCAGAAACTCAAGTCTAAATGGGGTACACAAAACCTAGAATCCTATCTTCAGTTAAAATTCCCGAATAAAAAAATCCTCCGCATCGATTCAGAAACAGTAGCCGATCCGTCTCATCCAGCCTATGGCTGTATTGCTCACCTTAATGAAATATTACCCAACTACGATCTGGCGATCGCTTCTCCTTCGATTGAAACAGGAGTTAGTATCGAATGCGAAAGGAGGAATAAACGCCATTGGGAAGTTCCCATTGCCTTTCAACTATTATTGCAGGGAATAAATACAAGCTTAGGCAAAATTAAAAAAGTCCCTCATTTTGATTCCGTTTGGGCGATCGCTCAAGGAGTACAAACGGCTGATTCTATTCGCCAAGCATTAGCACGGATCAGAGCCAATGTTCCCCGCTACCTTTGGGCAGCCAAACGAGGTTTTCATAAATGTATGGTGGGTAATGGAGCTACGGTTAAAAAAGCTTTAATTGCCAGCACTAAAAATAAAGCCAGCAAGAATATTCGATACTTACAGCTTGCCGATACCTTTTTGTCAGACCTGGATCTCGATACTAACTTCCAACCAGAATCCTTGAACACCTGGGCAAGAAGAGGTTGTTATATAAACCTCACTATGCAAAACTATCGCTCATCTATTGTCGAAGGTTTAATTGCTGAGGGACACGAAGTAACCGCTCCAAATGAACCTAAAACAGAAGTTCCTAATCGGGTTACCGACATAGAAACACAATTAAAACAGGTAGCTCAAACTAAATATCAAACTGAATGCACTCAAGTAGCCGATGCACCTATCCCTACAGACACTCAATATAAGAAACTAAAAGACAAACGAGCTAAAACTAAATCAGAAAGATGGGTCGAACGTAAGGGCAATTTAGTTAGACGTTATGGCAGCGATGTGTCCATTACCCCCGATCTGGTAGCAAAGGATGACGAAGGTTGGTACGGCAAGATACTGTCTCACTATTACCTCACTGTCGGTAGACAATATCTAATAGAGCGAGATTTAAAACAGTTAAAGGCGATCGCCAAGCATAATCAGAATCGTTTATGGCTGCCAGATTTCAATCGCAGTTTGCTGTCTACACCACTAAGACTGTTAGAGACTTTGATTATCAATTTACTCAAACCAGGAGTTCAGTATAGAGGTAGCGATCCCAATATCAAGTTAATTGCCGAGCTAGCTCATGCGAATAAGCGAGAACTCAAAACGTTTTTAGGTCTGACTATAGTAGACTCAGATACGCCAATTAAAATAGCTCAAAAATTACTAAGTTTACTGGGACTAAAACTGACTTATATTGGTCGCCTGGGTTCAAGAGAGCAACGAGAAAGGGTTTATGTGTTTGAATCCCCTAATGACGGCAGAGAAGAAATCTTTACGAACTGGTTGCAAAAAGATAATGCCTTCACACAAGCTGAATTGGCAAGCAGTGGTGACGTTTATAATTTGTCTGCCGTGTCCACTATAGGGAAAGATAATAATTTATCTCCCGAAGCGGACATTGAAATAGAGTCAGGAAAAAACCAGATTATCCAGCCAGGAACGATAGTTGAATGGTTAAAAGCGAAGGGTACATGGATTGTTGAAGCTACTACGGGAATAGTTGCCAAAATTAAAGATAAATATGGCAAAGAAGCATTAGTCAACTGTCAAGAATTAAAATGCTGTCAGAGTTAA
- a CDS encoding helix-turn-helix domain-containing protein: MEHSEAKISNKRSKCKKNNPHESNIENKSDLQNTKQIRSPTEAPLCQNNFYEECPSSAITDTVYSAGVTGMEFWASSHDRLNGGKDFTSGRVELQIRDRFDLTDFAEVAYQSKEVIAHQFGEQTLKLHYALAAIAFRKPEAWNQKITVSASKLLADFGEDKKRNHYIPKKERGANKKSTCYLSKQDKLKKIAHHVYLIKRLEVWVREWRDRQKGIFTVEMSNLWDIYNIKQIVQKSLGGDNSIIDVEITYSPGSWFEKFAGHEYLKEFGYLSSESLKLDPYRDKIALRIAYFALFALQQNRNGHFKIESLLKCIGCGREIETASNDGSAASNLKRSFDRGLKTLAKFEHPYRFIYDVDVPEWVESESKIKKPKYWFNNWLKCCGTLYQPEIQPEPKPNLPISDFQVDKEQSSTQETISNIDLLAFGEQIRKARKANKKSLRTMAKQIDISPSRLSQIENGRYPHPVTPELKTILLTHLGLEA; this comes from the coding sequence ATGGAACATTCTGAAGCTAAAATTAGTAATAAAAGAAGTAAGTGTAAGAAAAATAATCCACATGAGTCCAATATTGAAAATAAATCAGATCTACAAAACACTAAACAAATAAGATCCCCGACAGAAGCGCCACTGTGTCAGAACAATTTTTACGAAGAATGTCCTAGTAGCGCAATAACTGATACGGTTTACTCAGCAGGGGTTACGGGCATGGAATTTTGGGCATCATCACACGACCGCTTAAATGGAGGTAAAGATTTTACCTCTGGTCGCGTCGAGCTGCAAATCAGAGATAGATTTGACTTAACCGATTTTGCAGAAGTAGCATATCAGTCTAAAGAAGTTATTGCTCATCAGTTTGGCGAACAGACTCTAAAGCTACACTATGCTTTAGCTGCGATCGCTTTTCGTAAACCAGAGGCTTGGAATCAAAAGATTACTGTATCAGCCTCTAAGCTTTTAGCTGACTTTGGTGAAGATAAAAAAAGAAATCACTACATTCCTAAAAAAGAAAGAGGTGCAAATAAAAAATCTACTTGCTACTTATCTAAACAAGATAAGCTTAAAAAAATAGCTCATCACGTTTATCTAATCAAACGACTGGAAGTTTGGGTAAGAGAATGGCGCGATCGCCAGAAAGGGATTTTTACGGTTGAAATGTCCAATCTCTGGGATATTTACAATATTAAACAGATAGTTCAAAAAAGCCTTGGTGGAGACAATAGCATAATTGATGTTGAAATTACCTATAGTCCTGGCTCTTGGTTTGAAAAATTTGCTGGTCACGAGTATTTGAAGGAGTTTGGCTATCTCAGCAGTGAATCATTAAAGCTAGATCCTTATCGGGATAAAATAGCCTTAAGAATAGCTTATTTTGCCCTTTTTGCCTTACAACAGAATAGAAATGGTCATTTCAAGATAGAAAGTCTTTTAAAATGTATTGGTTGTGGCAGAGAAATAGAAACCGCCTCGAACGATGGTAGCGCTGCATCTAATCTAAAGCGTAGTTTCGATCGTGGACTTAAAACTTTAGCTAAATTCGAGCATCCATACAGGTTTATATATGATGTGGACGTTCCCGAATGGGTTGAGTCTGAAAGCAAAATTAAAAAACCAAAATACTGGTTCAACAATTGGTTAAAGTGTTGCGGTACTTTGTATCAACCAGAAATACAGCCTGAACCCAAACCAAATTTGCCTATATCTGATTTCCAGGTCGATAAAGAGCAAAGCTCAACCCAAGAGACGATATCCAACATAGATTTATTAGCCTTTGGTGAACAAATTAGGAAAGCACGTAAAGCTAATAAAAAAAGCTTGAGAACTATGGCTAAACAGATCGATATTTCTCCTTCCCGCCTATCTCAGATTGAGAATGGTCGCTATCCTCATCCAGTTACCCCAGAACTTAAAACTATACTTCTAACCCATTTGGGTTTAGAAGCATAA
- a CDS encoding 4'-phosphopantetheinyl transferase superfamily protein, which yields MDDNNKLNTIWQEPPSQPVLANNQVHIWRANLDLPTDKIEQLATSLSTDEMARANKFYYLKHKNRFIAARVILRLLLANYLQINPEKIEFEYSNRGKPRLAASIDNSSLQFNVSHSQEYALYGFTNHHLIGVDVEYLREMANITELARRFFTHREFHQLIADLTGREQEVAFYQLWTAKEAYLKAIGTGLSGSLSDIELSLDDRNLKLLAIKGNIATVGKWSMYHFIPAANYVAAIMVNTQIPKQQINFWDW from the coding sequence ATGGACGATAACAACAAATTAAATACGATCTGGCAAGAACCTCCTTCTCAGCCAGTGTTAGCTAACAATCAAGTTCATATATGGCGTGCTAATTTAGATTTACCTACAGACAAAATTGAGCAATTAGCTACTTCCTTATCGACAGATGAAATGGCTAGAGCAAACAAATTTTACTACCTAAAACATAAGAATAGATTTATTGCTGCTAGGGTTATTTTACGCTTGTTATTGGCAAATTATCTCCAAATAAACCCAGAAAAAATAGAATTCGAGTATAGCAATCGCGGTAAGCCTCGATTAGCAGCATCAATAGACAATAGTTCTCTACAGTTCAATGTTTCTCACTCACAAGAGTATGCTCTGTATGGATTTACCAATCATCATCTTATCGGAGTCGATGTTGAATATTTAAGAGAAATGGCAAATATAACCGAACTTGCTCGGCGTTTTTTCACTCATCGAGAATTTCATCAATTGATTGCTGATCTTACTGGCAGAGAACAGGAAGTAGCGTTTTACCAACTTTGGACAGCTAAAGAAGCTTATCTAAAAGCGATCGGCACGGGATTATCTGGTTCTTTGTCAGACATTGAGTTATCACTTGACGACAGAAATCTTAAATTACTGGCAATTAAAGGAAACATTGCCACTGTGGGTAAGTGGTCAATGTATCATTTTATTCCCGCAGCCAACTATGTAGCAGCAATCATGGTTAACACACAAATACCTAAGCAACAGATTAACTTTTGGGATTGGTAG
- a CDS encoding DevA family ABC transporter ATP-binding protein: MIFTQSINNQRSTIDKVVEIKNLSHFFGEGKLKKQILFDIDLTLNSGEVIILKGPSGSGKTTLLTLMGGLRSAQLGSLKVFGEELSGASKKKLVQIRRNVGYIFQAHNLLESLTARQNVQMSLELHKGINAPQVKQRAVALLESVGLGEHADYYPHNLSGGQKQRVAIARALVSHPRMVLADEPTAALDSQSGRNIVELMQELAREQGCTILIVTHDNRILDVADRIVELEDGRITAKNNSF, encoded by the coding sequence ATGATTTTCACCCAATCAATCAATAATCAGCGATCGACAATTGATAAAGTTGTTGAAATTAAGAACCTCAGTCATTTCTTCGGCGAAGGCAAACTTAAAAAACAAATTTTATTTGATATCGATCTGACTCTCAACTCTGGAGAAGTAATTATTTTAAAAGGACCATCTGGCTCTGGTAAAACCACTCTCTTAACTCTTATGGGTGGATTGCGTTCGGCACAACTAGGAAGTCTCAAAGTTTTTGGCGAAGAATTATCTGGTGCCAGCAAAAAGAAATTGGTTCAAATTAGGAGAAATGTTGGCTATATCTTTCAAGCACATAACTTACTAGAATCTTTGACTGCCAGGCAAAATGTACAGATGTCACTGGAATTACACAAAGGAATTAATGCACCACAGGTAAAACAAAGAGCGGTCGCTCTTTTAGAATCTGTAGGTTTGGGAGAACACGCCGATTATTATCCTCATAACCTTTCTGGAGGACAAAAACAAAGAGTGGCAATCGCTCGTGCTTTAGTCTCCCATCCTAGAATGGTATTAGCAGACGAACCCACAGCAGCATTAGACAGCCAATCTGGTCGTAATATTGTTGAGTTGATGCAAGAGTTAGCTAGAGAGCAAGGCTGTACAATTCTTATCGTTACCCACGATAACCGTATCTTGGACGTAGCGGATCGCATTGTGGAATTGGAAGACGGCAGAATTACAGCTAAGAACAATAGTTTTTAA
- a CDS encoding thioesterase II family protein: MTNAQTINSWIARSRPNPNAKLRLFCLPYAGGAASTFSSWSTSLTSEVEICPIELPGHGYRIAERPLDRLEPLVEKLTHALLPYLDKPFAFFGHSMGGLVGFELTHKIRKHCNISPEHLFISGRHAPQVPGSKPPIHHLPEPKFINELGRLNGTPKAVLENVELMELFLPVLRADFAAIETHAYIPKPRLDCPITVLGGIQDFEIACNDLEPWREQTNGNFSMQMFQGDHFFINSNQSTLLQFLNRELNAMPNRINLR, encoded by the coding sequence ATGACCAACGCACAAACTATCAATTCTTGGATTGCACGATCGAGACCTAATCCCAATGCCAAGCTGCGACTATTTTGTCTTCCCTATGCGGGTGGTGCAGCATCGACTTTTTCTTCGTGGTCAACAAGTCTTACCTCTGAAGTAGAAATCTGTCCGATTGAGCTACCAGGACACGGATATAGAATCGCCGAACGCCCGTTAGATCGATTAGAACCTCTTGTCGAAAAACTTACTCATGCTTTACTCCCGTATCTAGACAAACCATTTGCCTTTTTTGGTCATAGTATGGGTGGATTAGTCGGCTTTGAATTAACTCATAAAATTCGTAAGCATTGTAATATCAGTCCAGAACATCTATTCATTTCAGGTCGTCATGCACCTCAAGTTCCAGGTTCTAAACCACCGATTCATCATCTTCCCGAACCTAAATTTATCAATGAATTAGGCAGACTCAACGGTACGCCAAAAGCAGTACTAGAAAATGTTGAATTGATGGAACTTTTTTTGCCTGTCTTAAGAGCAGATTTTGCTGCCATAGAAACTCATGCCTACATCCCAAAGCCTCGACTTGACTGTCCAATTACTGTTTTAGGTGGCATACAAGACTTTGAAATTGCTTGTAATGATCTGGAGCCTTGGCGAGAACAAACAAATGGCAATTTTTCGATGCAGATGTTTCAGGGGGATCATTTTTTTATCAATTCAAATCAATCTACTTTGTTACAGTTTCTCAATCGCGAATTAAACGCGATGCCTAATAGAATTAATCTTCGATAA
- a CDS encoding acyl carrier protein, with the protein MKNNASSNISTTTENNFLATHSTELKQNDKTISSTDSNVQSSDLLTSEVNNIQDYSDHICRNWLKAHKTKSLDLENIQQYTKIVILLQDIIELIDKIKTAIQCTQLQKLEICKTVCSVISNCLGIEPKQVTLTTNLANDLGINSLEWQELLIALEERFAIKISDDIAETWLTVQQIIDCVVLTVREKNYCLKYNLEW; encoded by the coding sequence ATGAAAAATAACGCTTCATCAAATATTTCTACAACTACTGAAAATAATTTCCTGGCAACACATTCCACAGAACTAAAGCAGAACGATAAAACGATAAGCAGCACGGATTCTAATGTCCAAAGTTCTGATTTGCTAACGAGCGAAGTAAATAATATCCAAGATTATAGCGATCATATCTGCCGCAATTGGCTCAAGGCTCATAAAACAAAATCTTTGGATTTAGAAAATATCCAACAATACACAAAAATCGTAATTTTATTACAAGACATAATTGAATTAATAGACAAAATCAAAACAGCAATTCAATGTACTCAGTTACAAAAATTAGAAATATGCAAAACGGTATGCAGCGTTATTTCTAATTGCTTGGGTATAGAGCCAAAACAAGTAACTCTAACAACAAATTTAGCAAACGATCTGGGAATAAATTCTTTAGAATGGCAAGAATTATTGATAGCTTTAGAGGAGAGATTTGCTATAAAAATTTCAGATGATATTGCAGAAACTTGGTTAACAGTACAGCAAATAATCGATTGCGTAGTATTAACAGTTAGAGAAAAAAATTATTGCCTCAAATATAATCTTGAGTGGTAA
- a CDS encoding CHASE2 domain-containing protein — translation MRWQPPTIAILIGYLTVTAFNSLGWLQISERNLYDNYLRSRPSEPQDGKIVIIGLTEKDIEKLGFPIGDDTLATLLTKIKAQNPRAIGLDLHRNVNIGDEGNKNLDNIFRSTPELIGVEKTDGGNPYHRSISPPTELAELDGTGASEIIEDGEHGVVRRGYLYVQKSTEDEQIPSLGLAVALKYLEAENIVPTGYGKKSWLKLNDAVFPLLEANRLFYSERTIDNYQTIINYCNNENKFLHVSVSEVLENRIEDNLFQDKIIFIGTMAETIEDIYTTPYSYGEENHDFTYGVEIHASMTSQIVNAALSGRTIIRFLPFYWQYSGLFILLITTSFSSWYLYTRNNFFPRKKIVLHLVYSIFSLITILVIGYLLLLFGWWTPTVTALLLAFSSEVCIYVFIKLDQLEQENITLERKVKQRTQALREAQKKILSQEKLAVYQKLAQYIAHEIKNKTNIIGLNIENSQTDIEELQLIIEDNSFLFEEIGDPQAQLPQSIIANLNNKLSRIKSINQKVTLIISEIYNRGTENNNKKSPIDPDVDINQMLDLLLSEATEICKIKYHDLEIIIERNYDRSLRRLSCVRSEIERALDNIISNAIYHLYQKSTSTRDYQPKLSISTQNIESEIEIKIKDNGTGIKSKDLDHIFQIFWTTKTSPEGLGLGLHFAKELIEKHGGKISVDSVESEYTEFTVSLPT, via the coding sequence ATGCGATGGCAACCCCCTACTATAGCAATATTAATCGGATACCTTACCGTTACTGCTTTTAATTCATTGGGGTGGCTACAAATATCCGAACGTAATCTTTATGATAACTATTTGCGATCACGCCCTTCAGAACCTCAAGATGGAAAAATAGTTATTATTGGCTTAACTGAGAAGGATATAGAGAAACTTGGTTTTCCCATCGGCGACGATACGTTAGCAACTTTACTGACTAAAATTAAAGCTCAAAATCCCCGTGCTATTGGTCTGGATCTACATCGTAACGTCAATATTGGCGATGAAGGTAACAAGAATTTAGACAATATTTTTCGCTCGACACCTGAGTTGATTGGCGTGGAAAAGACAGATGGAGGCAATCCTTACCATCGTTCGATCTCGCCTCCAACTGAGTTGGCAGAACTAGACGGAACTGGAGCTAGCGAAATTATAGAAGATGGTGAACATGGAGTAGTTCGTCGAGGATATTTATACGTTCAAAAATCTACCGAAGACGAACAAATACCCAGTCTGGGACTAGCTGTAGCTCTAAAATACCTAGAAGCTGAAAATATTGTTCCTACTGGCTACGGCAAGAAGTCTTGGTTAAAACTAAATGATGCTGTTTTTCCTTTGCTTGAAGCGAATCGATTATTTTACTCTGAGCGGACTATAGATAATTATCAAACTATAATTAACTACTGCAACAATGAAAACAAATTTTTACACGTAAGTGTTTCTGAAGTATTGGAAAATCGAATTGAAGATAATCTGTTCCAAGATAAAATCATCTTCATCGGCACAATGGCAGAAACAATTGAAGATATTTATACCACTCCGTATAGCTACGGTGAAGAAAATCATGACTTTACTTATGGAGTAGAGATTCATGCCAGTATGACTAGTCAGATCGTCAATGCTGCTTTGAGCGGTCGCACTATAATTAGGTTTCTGCCTTTTTACTGGCAATATAGTGGACTTTTCATTCTACTAATAACAACTTCTTTCAGCTCTTGGTATTTATACACAAGAAACAATTTTTTTCCAAGGAAAAAAATTGTCCTGCATCTTGTCTATTCGATATTCAGCTTGATTACAATTTTAGTTATCGGCTATTTACTTCTACTTTTTGGCTGGTGGACTCCCACAGTTACCGCTTTACTTCTTGCTTTTAGTAGTGAAGTTTGTATCTATGTTTTTATTAAACTCGACCAGCTAGAGCAAGAAAACATAACTCTAGAACGAAAAGTTAAACAGAGAACTCAAGCCCTAAGGGAAGCACAAAAGAAAATACTATCTCAAGAAAAATTAGCTGTTTATCAAAAGCTAGCTCAGTATATAGCCCATGAAATCAAAAACAAGACAAATATAATTGGTTTAAATATTGAAAACAGCCAGACAGATATTGAAGAATTGCAATTGATTATAGAAGACAATTCATTTCTTTTTGAAGAAATAGGCGATCCTCAAGCACAGTTACCACAAAGCATAATTGCTAACTTAAATAATAAATTATCGCGAATAAAATCTATAAATCAAAAGGTAACTTTAATTATTAGTGAAATCTATAATCGAGGTACAGAAAACAATAATAAAAAATCGCCGATTGATCCAGATGTAGATATTAATCAGATGCTCGATCTTCTCTTATCAGAGGCTACGGAAATTTGTAAAATTAAATATCATGATTTGGAGATTATAATCGAGCGTAATTACGATCGTAGTCTTCGTAGATTAAGCTGTGTAAGATCGGAGATAGAAAGAGCGTTAGACAATATAATTTCCAACGCAATCTACCATCTTTATCAGAAAAGTACGTCTACGCGAGATTATCAACCTAAACTATCGATAAGCACTCAAAATATAGAAAGCGAGATTGAAATAAAGATAAAAGATAATGGTACTGGAATAAAATCTAAAGACTTAGATCATATTTTCCAAATATTTTGGACTACAAAGACTTCTCCTGAAGGTTTGGGATTAGGTCTACATTTTGCTAAAGAGTTGATTGAAAAACACGGTGGCAAAATATCAGTTGATTCGGTTGAAAGTGAATATACAGAATTTACAGTTTCTTTACCAACTTAA
- a CDS encoding DUF928 domain-containing protein has product MKTFFKYFSIPACTTAIFISFLPVWSLANTTKTYRPPRGEKREQARKAGGSRGCRIPLRDTVTLLIPQDHTATTVSSHPTFFWHLSQKLSLPLRFTLLEPGKKPILTKELKPEPGIVALKLPQSSKPLEVGKTYRWTVTVICNDDKPSRNLFAQAWIERVSLATSNSNSENASNKSSCSDEYAQVGIWYDALNCAYTAQLLQFQDINNDEMKKFWSLLKDIDLDFIARQ; this is encoded by the coding sequence TTTTTACCTGTTTGGAGTTTAGCTAACACTACCAAAACCTATCGTCCTCCAAGGGGAGAAAAGCGAGAGCAGGCTAGAAAAGCTGGAGGCTCTAGAGGATGCCGTATTCCTTTAAGAGATACAGTTACCTTACTAATTCCACAAGATCATACTGCTACTACAGTTTCATCCCATCCTACTTTCTTTTGGCATTTATCTCAAAAATTATCTCTGCCCTTGCGTTTTACCTTGTTAGAGCCTGGAAAAAAACCCATACTTACAAAAGAACTGAAGCCCGAACCTGGAATTGTAGCTTTAAAATTACCTCAAAGCAGCAAGCCTTTGGAAGTTGGGAAAACTTACCGTTGGACGGTAACTGTCATTTGTAATGATGACAAGCCATCGAGAAATTTATTTGCTCAAGCCTGGATAGAGCGAGTTTCTTTAGCCACATCCAACAGTAATTCTGAAAACGCATCTAATAAATCATCTTGTAGTGATGAATATGCTCAAGTAGGAATTTGGTACGATGCCCTTAATTGCGCCTACACTGCCCAATTATTACAATTTCAAGATATTAATAATGATGAAATGAAAAAATTTTGGTCTTTACTAAAGGATATTGATTTAGATTTCATAGCAAGACAGTAA